From a region of the Fischerella sp. JS2 genome:
- a CDS encoding CBS domain-containing protein, with amino-acid sequence MQFNDLLLSEPATEAAIDQNPLIVAPETLLVDVIVLMNQSTSHSKSSVDSSSVYFSKNQRYSSCVLVVQAKELVGILTERDIVRLTAGGVNFQEVTIAEVMTKPVITLSQAEFSDIFGALFLFRRYRIRHLPILGANGEIIGVVSPESIRSILTPAHLLKVIRVADVMTTQVIRTPKTASVLSLAQVMAEYRVSCVVISEEEPQLNLGCFIHKPIGIVTERDIIQFQAMQLNLAQVRAETVMSTPLFLLNPEDSLWTAHLEMQRRRVRRLVVSWDSGRGLGLVTQSNLLRMLDPIEMHGIVETLQRTVEKLKDTVQ; translated from the coding sequence ATGCAATTTAATGACCTCCTGCTTAGTGAACCAGCAACTGAGGCGGCAATTGACCAAAATCCCCTGATTGTCGCACCTGAAACTTTACTGGTAGATGTCATTGTTTTAATGAACCAATCGACATCTCACAGTAAATCTTCTGTAGACTCATCATCAGTCTACTTCAGCAAAAATCAAAGATACTCCAGCTGTGTTTTAGTGGTGCAGGCAAAAGAATTAGTAGGAATATTGACAGAGAGGGACATTGTTCGACTAACAGCTGGTGGTGTTAACTTTCAAGAGGTAACAATTGCTGAAGTCATGACGAAGCCAGTGATTACTCTATCACAGGCTGAGTTTTCTGATATTTTTGGAGCGCTATTTCTGTTTCGGCGATATCGAATTCGTCACTTACCAATTTTAGGTGCTAATGGAGAAATCATTGGCGTAGTCTCACCTGAGAGTATTCGTAGTATCTTAACACCAGCTCATCTGCTTAAAGTTATACGTGTGGCAGATGTGATGACTACTCAAGTTATCCGTACTCCTAAGACAGCTTCGGTGTTAAGTTTAGCTCAAGTCATGGCAGAGTATCGAGTTAGTTGTGTAGTAATCAGCGAGGAAGAACCCCAATTAAATTTAGGATGCTTTATTCACAAACCCATAGGAATTGTCACTGAGCGAGATATTATTCAATTTCAGGCAATGCAACTCAATTTAGCACAAGTGCGGGCGGAGACTGTGATGAGTACACCACTATTTTTACTCAATCCAGAAGATTCTTTATGGACTGCTCATCTAGAAATGCAAAGGCGACGAGTGCGAAGATTAGTTGTATCTTGGGATAGTGGTAGAGGACTAGGATTAGTTACTCAAAGTAACTTGTTGCGAATGCTCGATCCTATCGAGATGCACGGAATTGTTGAGACATTACAAAGAACAGTTGAAAAGTTGAAAGATACTGTTCAATAA
- a CDS encoding aspartate carbamoyltransferase catalytic subunit — MPTTDWTRHHVLSLADFTSAEYDTVLQTAASFQEVLSRRTKKVPTLQGQVVANLFFEPSTRTRSSFELAAKRLSADTLNFASASSSMTKGETILDTAKTYLAMGTDIMVIRHKEAGVPNAIAQEMDRLGVRVSVLNAGDGQHEHPSQGLLDLFTICTLLDPDYPRLELLKDKKIAIVGDILHSRVARSNIWSITASGAQLHLAAPPTLLPKFFADFGKDRPGKLFVHWQLEPALKDADFVMTLRLQKERMTAHLLPSLREYHQMFGITRSKLQLCKPNVKVLHPGPVNRGVEISSDLMDDPEFSLIQTQVTSGVAVRMALLYLIGTTRA, encoded by the coding sequence ATGCCTACTACTGATTGGACTCGTCATCACGTTCTGTCTTTAGCTGATTTCACCTCAGCTGAATACGACACTGTACTGCAAACCGCCGCTAGTTTTCAGGAGGTACTATCAAGGCGAACCAAGAAAGTGCCTACTTTGCAGGGACAGGTGGTAGCAAATTTATTTTTTGAGCCTTCAACTCGCACCCGTAGCAGTTTTGAACTTGCTGCTAAACGTCTTTCGGCAGATACGCTTAACTTTGCCTCAGCATCTTCTTCCATGACTAAAGGAGAGACTATCCTAGATACAGCCAAGACTTATTTGGCGATGGGAACTGATATTATGGTGATTCGCCATAAAGAGGCAGGAGTACCAAATGCGATCGCCCAGGAAATGGATCGTTTAGGTGTACGAGTTAGCGTCCTCAACGCTGGTGATGGTCAACACGAACATCCCTCCCAAGGTCTTTTAGATTTATTTACAATCTGTACTCTGCTTGATCCAGACTACCCCCGTCTCGAACTTCTCAAGGATAAAAAGATTGCTATTGTTGGGGATATTCTTCATTCCCGTGTAGCGCGATCGAATATCTGGAGTATCACCGCTAGTGGCGCACAATTGCATTTGGCAGCACCACCGACTTTATTACCAAAATTCTTTGCAGATTTCGGCAAAGACAGACCAGGTAAGCTTTTTGTACACTGGCAATTAGAACCAGCTCTCAAAGATGCTGATTTTGTGATGACACTGCGGTTGCAAAAGGAACGCATGACTGCACATTTATTGCCTTCTTTGCGGGAATATCATCAAATGTTTGGGATCACACGCTCAAAACTACAGTTGTGCAAACCCAATGTCAAAGTTTTGCACCCAGGGCCAGTAAACCGTGGTGTCGAAATTAGCTCCGACTTAATGGATGATCCGGAATTTAGTCTGATTCAGACTCAAGTTACAAGCGGCGTTGCCGTGCGTATGGCTTTGTTATATTTGATTGGCACTACTAGGGCTTGA
- a CDS encoding DUF7453 family protein, with protein MAAIKQFLAATAISVSMSLLAIGEACAFTFTKIADTNDAFTTFGFNPTINNDGTVVFSAKSDAVGSGIFISNGETTSTITDTNGSFSLFEDKPVINDLGTVAFYANLDTIGSGIFTVSNGVTTTIAESSLPRSVFGLPVINNKSAVAYSSQVENGSAIFLSIDGSTTSVVDTNDSFSDFDGYAINDANTIAFSARLDTGERGIFTITSDGVTIPIADTTGKFSFVFPPAINNPGTVAFKGVFKEGGEGIFTVNNGTITTIADNSNAFSFFENPAINDVGTVAFKGVLKDGGLGIFTGSDPANDKVIAAGDILLGSTVTNIYFSNKGLNNSNQIVFYAILADGTGGIFRADPESDPPTSIPEATPILGLLTVGVMGTTLRVIKRKTSVI; from the coding sequence ATGGCTGCAATCAAACAATTTTTAGCGGCAACGGCAATTAGTGTTTCTATGAGCTTGCTAGCTATAGGTGAAGCTTGTGCCTTCACTTTCACTAAAATTGCTGACACCAACGATGCATTTACTACATTTGGATTCAACCCTACGATCAATAATGATGGCACTGTGGTTTTCTCTGCAAAATCAGATGCGGTGGGCAGTGGCATCTTTATTAGTAATGGTGAGACAACCTCCACCATCACCGACACTAATGGGTCGTTTAGCTTGTTTGAGGATAAACCTGTAATTAACGATCTAGGTACTGTAGCTTTTTATGCGAACCTTGATACTATAGGTAGTGGCATTTTTACTGTTAGCAATGGAGTAACAACCACCATAGCCGAGAGCAGTCTGCCTCGAAGTGTGTTTGGTCTTCCTGTAATCAATAACAAATCTGCTGTTGCATATTCGTCTCAGGTAGAAAATGGTTCTGCCATCTTCCTCAGTATTGATGGCTCAACAACTTCTGTTGTCGATACCAATGATTCTTTCAGTGACTTTGATGGGTATGCGATTAATGACGCAAATACCATTGCCTTTTCAGCTAGGTTAGATACAGGAGAACGTGGCATTTTCACAATTACTTCAGATGGAGTAACCATCCCTATTGCTGATACCACTGGTAAGTTTAGTTTTGTTTTTCCTCCCGCTATCAACAATCCAGGAACTGTGGCATTTAAGGGAGTCTTCAAGGAAGGCGGTGAAGGTATATTTACAGTTAATAATGGAACAATAACCACTATCGCTGACAACAGCAATGCTTTTAGCTTTTTCGAGAATCCTGCAATCAACGATGTCGGAACCGTAGCATTCAAAGGTGTACTTAAAGACGGTGGCTTGGGTATTTTTACTGGATCAGATCCGGCGAATGATAAGGTAATTGCCGCAGGTGATATTTTGTTAGGCTCGACAGTAACAAATATTTATTTTTCTAATAAGGGATTAAATAACAGCAATCAGATAGTTTTCTATGCAATACTTGCTGATGGCACTGGCGGCATTTTCCGCGCTGATCCAGAGTCTGACCCTCCAACCTCTATTCCCGAAGCCACTCCCATACTGGGTTTATTAACAGTAGGTGTTATGGGTACTACTTTGCGAGTCATAAAGCGTAAAACCTCCGTCATCTGA
- the minD gene encoding septum site-determining protein MinD: MTRIIVITSGKGGVGKTTITANLGIALAKMGYQVALVDADFELRNLDLLLGLEKRVIYSLFDVLTRECRLEQALIKDKRQPGLALLPAGKKRSKESVTPEQIKSLLNDLAQKYQYVLIDSPAGIDTGFQNAIAAATEALVVTTPEISSVRDANRVITLLEAQKIKPIQLIINRVRPGMVRDLDMMSPEDVQELLAIPLIGSICEDERVIVSTNHGDPLVLGKNKSPAVVAFNKIAHSLGGEKVNKFLDVDLSNDRILDRGSTIDPTTDFISLYPYF, translated from the coding sequence ATGACTCGGATTATTGTCATTACTTCCGGCAAAGGCGGTGTGGGTAAAACCACCATTACAGCCAACTTGGGCATAGCTTTAGCCAAGATGGGTTATCAGGTAGCATTAGTTGATGCTGATTTTGAATTGAGAAATTTGGATTTGCTGCTGGGGCTAGAAAAACGAGTAATATACTCATTATTTGATGTTCTGACCCGGGAGTGTCGCTTAGAACAAGCTTTGATCAAAGATAAACGCCAGCCAGGTTTAGCACTTTTACCAGCAGGCAAAAAACGCAGCAAAGAATCAGTCACTCCAGAACAAATCAAATCATTATTGAACGACTTGGCACAGAAGTATCAATATGTACTCATAGATAGTCCAGCAGGTATTGATACAGGGTTTCAAAATGCGATCGCAGCTGCTACAGAAGCGTTAGTTGTGACTACACCAGAAATTTCCTCAGTACGTGATGCTAACCGTGTAATTACCTTACTAGAAGCACAAAAGATTAAGCCCATTCAGTTAATTATTAACCGTGTTAGACCCGGGATGGTGCGTGATTTAGATATGATGTCACCAGAAGATGTCCAAGAACTTCTGGCAATTCCACTCATCGGATCGATTTGTGAAGATGAACGTGTGATCGTTTCTACCAATCATGGTGATCCTTTAGTATTAGGAAAAAACAAATCACCTGCTGTAGTTGCTTTTAATAAAATTGCTCATAGTTTAGGAGGCGAAAAGGTCAACAAATTTCTTGATGTTGACTTATCTAATGACAGAATCTTAGATAGAGGTTCTACAATCGATCCAACTACTGACTTTATAAGTTTATATCCCTATTTTTAA
- a CDS encoding GNAT family N-acetyltransferase: protein MIVREATHSDVAAIARVHVDTWRTTYQGIVPHEFLTNLSYEKRENGWHQVLNNAPKDGNFTYVAEDESGQIVGFANGGVERAGDPVYQGELRAIYILKSHQKKGIGRELVWTVTQRLGQMKIDSMLVWILADNPACQFYQTLGGQRVHEKEIERGGTKLIEIAYGWIDISNLQRSSTT from the coding sequence ATGATTGTGCGAGAAGCAACCCATAGTGACGTAGCTGCAATTGCACGAGTTCATGTAGATACTTGGCGAACCACTTATCAAGGGATTGTTCCGCATGAGTTTCTCACAAATCTATCCTACGAGAAGCGGGAAAATGGTTGGCATCAAGTCTTGAACAACGCTCCAAAAGATGGCAACTTTACTTACGTTGCAGAGGATGAATCAGGTCAAATCGTTGGTTTTGCAAATGGTGGAGTAGAACGCGCAGGCGATCCAGTTTATCAGGGTGAGTTGAGGGCAATTTATATTCTCAAGAGCCATCAAAAAAAAGGGATTGGGCGTGAACTAGTTTGGACAGTAACACAAAGGTTAGGTCAGATGAAGATTGATTCCATGCTGGTGTGGATATTAGCAGACAATCCTGCGTGTCAGTTTTATCAAACGCTTGGAGGACAAAGAGTACATGAAAAAGAGATTGAAAGGGGAGGAACTAAGCTGATCGAGATTGCCTATGGCTGGATTGATATATCAAATCTGCAACGTAGTAGCACAACTTAA
- a CDS encoding AAA family ATPase — protein sequence MEFDYFRHNEGSPVNNNRQSLLASGWRPFHREFDWGFLGQLMLHDTQELTQKSLNLASSIAETLGRNNYAWWANLLNIVSENTRYEVEKFWNYITPDPLTPDYRYKDVLNTDTPITQFVSRNSIPIDYVLNRLQEITVMRVLKILGRPDVITQYYLERNFYFPVEKFVNWERLDVINTVYAYWSKDDLWLQIDPYDRGRRHYSLMAKNLSPLINKATYDLAIMLSGYQSRVGKVQSQFMIRSFPEDIQHFTDIVQQAILNQNQLAVLVHGKPGTGKTAWTQAVAKEILVSLGFVIFILDHDAITNFVPPNYLERICIIINEADNLAQDRASEVAQHSNKTEHILSLLDGTLYQSVVEDSGMQMQQRLVVLMTCNTTERLDPAMLRKGRVDLMYEFTHLFI from the coding sequence ATGGAATTTGATTATTTCAGACACAATGAAGGTTCTCCTGTTAATAACAACCGTCAAAGTTTATTGGCTAGTGGTTGGCGGCCTTTCCATCGGGAATTCGATTGGGGATTTTTAGGTCAACTGATGTTGCATGATACACAGGAGTTAACTCAAAAAAGTCTGAATTTAGCAAGTAGCATTGCGGAAACTTTGGGACGTAATAACTATGCTTGGTGGGCAAATTTATTAAATATTGTTTCAGAAAATACGCGCTACGAAGTTGAGAAATTTTGGAATTATATCACACCAGATCCACTGACACCTGATTATCGTTATAAGGATGTTTTAAATACAGATACACCCATTACGCAATTTGTTAGTCGTAACAGTATTCCTATCGATTATGTCCTTAATCGACTACAAGAAATTACTGTGATGCGGGTTTTAAAAATATTAGGACGCCCTGATGTAATCACTCAATATTATTTAGAAAGGAATTTTTATTTCCCCGTTGAAAAATTTGTAAATTGGGAACGGCTAGATGTAATCAATACTGTTTATGCATATTGGTCAAAAGATGATTTATGGTTACAAATTGATCCCTATGATCGGGGACGACGGCATTATAGTTTAATGGCAAAAAACTTATCTCCATTAATTAACAAAGCGACTTATGATTTAGCAATCATGTTAAGTGGATATCAAAGCCGTGTAGGTAAGGTGCAGAGTCAATTTATGATTCGCAGTTTTCCAGAAGATATTCAACACTTTACCGATATAGTTCAACAGGCAATTCTAAATCAAAATCAATTAGCAGTTTTAGTACATGGTAAACCAGGAACAGGTAAAACTGCGTGGACACAAGCAGTAGCAAAAGAAATTTTGGTATCGCTTGGGTTTGTGATTTTTATTTTGGATCATGATGCGATCACTAACTTTGTACCACCTAATTATTTAGAGCGAATCTGTATTATTATTAATGAGGCAGACAATTTAGCTCAAGACCGTGCTAGCGAAGTCGCACAGCATAGCAATAAGACTGAACATATTTTAAGCTTGCTAGATGGCACTTTGTACCAAAGTGTTGTTGAGGATTCTGGTATGCAAATGCAACAAAGGTTGGTAGTACTGATGACTTGCAACACCACAGAAAGACTAGACCCCGCTATGTTGCGTAAAGGTAGGGTAGATTTGATGTATGAATTTACTCATTTATTTATTTAA
- a CDS encoding bis(5'-nucleosyl)-tetraphosphatase — protein sequence MRKIKSCGVLVMRSQPQMSFLLLLKPNRYDLPKGHIETGEDEISCALRELFEETGIGINDIDLDHKFQFNVTYLVKLKRTQNKKAEKKVVIFLAWLKNEVLIKTSEHSGYMWVEWKPPHTIQRKTIDPLLQELEKYLLKL from the coding sequence ATGCGTAAAATCAAATCTTGTGGTGTACTTGTAATGCGATCGCAACCACAAATGAGTTTTTTACTCCTGTTAAAACCTAACCGTTATGACTTACCAAAAGGTCATATAGAAACAGGTGAAGATGAAATCAGTTGTGCTTTACGCGAATTATTTGAAGAAACTGGAATTGGAATTAATGATATTGATTTAGATCATAAATTCCAGTTTAATGTCACTTATCTAGTCAAATTGAAGCGGACTCAAAACAAAAAAGCAGAGAAAAAAGTTGTCATATTTTTAGCATGGTTAAAGAATGAAGTTTTGATTAAAACCAGTGAACATAGTGGCTATATGTGGGTAGAATGGAAACCGCCACATACGATTCAGCGAAAAACGATTGATCCTTTGTTGCAGGAGTTAGAAAAATATCTGTTGAAGCTGTGA
- a CDS encoding GNAT family N-acetyltransferase, which translates to MKLQRFENAKQFYERVKDYLLNHEAMHNLLLGIANTLIHHPQRYQSQPYLAIVEIDRDIVAVAMRTPPYDLVLSQSKNLDAIKAIAQDLYLVSGSISAVNAPTLESEAFTQAWCSLTGQSYQLKMTMRAFQLEQVHHISQAPGYLRLATDSDQKLLKHWFEAFCLEAVGKVESDPQAWINHHLQQQAVYLWQDEVTVSMVSRGQLTPHGVRINLVYTPPEYRGKGYASACLAGLSQKLLDQGHKYCFLFTDLANPTTNHIYQLIGYRPVGDWHNYCFIS; encoded by the coding sequence ATGAAACTCCAACGGTTTGAAAATGCAAAACAATTTTATGAGAGGGTGAAAGACTATTTACTCAATCACGAAGCAATGCATAACTTGCTGCTAGGAATAGCTAATACCTTGATTCATCATCCACAACGATATCAATCCCAACCCTACTTAGCAATAGTAGAAATAGACAGAGATATCGTTGCAGTGGCGATGAGAACACCACCATATGATTTGGTGTTATCGCAAAGCAAAAATTTAGATGCAATCAAAGCGATCGCTCAAGACTTATATTTAGTTTCAGGATCAATATCAGCAGTTAATGCCCCCACCCTTGAGTCCGAAGCTTTTACACAAGCATGGTGTTCCCTTACAGGTCAATCCTATCAATTGAAAATGACCATGCGTGCTTTTCAATTAGAACAAGTCCACCATATTTCTCAAGCGCCAGGATATTTGCGATTAGCAACTGATAGTGATCAAAAACTTTTGAAACACTGGTTTGAAGCTTTTTGTCTAGAAGCCGTTGGCAAAGTTGAATCTGATCCCCAAGCTTGGATTAATCATCATTTGCAACAGCAAGCAGTTTACCTTTGGCAAGATGAGGTAACAGTTTCAATGGTTAGTCGTGGTCAACTCACACCTCATGGTGTGCGGATCAATTTGGTGTATACACCACCAGAATATCGTGGCAAAGGCTATGCTAGTGCTTGCTTGGCAGGGTTAAGTCAAAAATTACTTGATCAAGGACATAAATACTGTTTTTTGTTTACCGATTTAGCAAATCCAACCACTAATCATATCTATCAATTAATAGGTTATCGACCTGTAGGTGATTGGCATAATTATTGTTTCATATCGTAG
- a CDS encoding GNAT family N-acetyltransferase — MKLQQFEDAKQFYERVKDYLLIHEAMHNVQLALCHALIHNPERFEEKPYLAIVEADGDIIAVVMKTKSRNLLLSMIHDFVAIEAIAQNLLSTQNLLPGVNGPTAEAKAFAENWHSLTGQSYQLKMALRAFQLEQVQIISKANGYLRQATQSDREILIRWFAAFVLEALHTPPTNTERAVDNHLQRGTAYIWEDIIPVSMACHTGVTPNGAGVSMVYTPPEYRQKGYASACVAALSQILLQQGYKYCFLFTDLANPTSNHIYQAIGYRVVGDLYDYCFLSD; from the coding sequence ATGAAACTCCAACAATTTGAAGATGCAAAACAATTTTATGAGAGGGTGAAAGATTATTTGCTGATTCACGAAGCAATGCATAACGTGCAACTTGCACTTTGTCACGCCTTGATTCACAATCCGGAACGCTTCGAGGAAAAACCCTATTTAGCAATTGTGGAGGCGGACGGAGATATTATTGCAGTAGTAATGAAGACAAAGTCTCGGAACTTACTGTTGTCAATGATACACGATTTTGTGGCCATAGAGGCGATCGCTCAAAATTTACTATCTACCCAAAATTTACTACCAGGAGTCAACGGCCCGACGGCTGAGGCAAAAGCCTTTGCAGAGAATTGGCATTCCCTAACAGGTCAATCATACCAATTAAAAATGGCCCTGCGTGCTTTTCAACTAGAACAAGTTCAGATTATCTCTAAAGCAAATGGTTACTTACGTCAGGCAACACAAAGCGATCGCGAAATCCTCATCCGTTGGTTTGCAGCCTTTGTACTAGAAGCTTTGCACACTCCTCCCACAAATACCGAACGTGCTGTTGACAACCATTTGCAGCGCGGTACTGCTTACATTTGGGAAGATATAATCCCCGTCTCTATGGCTTGTCATACTGGTGTCACACCCAACGGTGCAGGAGTTAGTATGGTGTACACACCACCAGAATATCGCCAAAAGGGCTACGCTAGTGCTTGCGTGGCAGCTTTGAGTCAAATCTTACTTCAGCAGGGGTATAAATACTGTTTTTTGTTCACAGATTTGGCAAACCCAACTAGCAACCACATTTACCAAGCAATTGGTTACCGGGTTGTAGGTGATTTGTATGATTATTGTTTCCTGTCTGATTGA
- a CDS encoding IS1 family transposase (programmed frameshift), producing MECPRCGSCHNRKNGKKRGKQNHICCDCGRQFIDVYKPPRGYSDEIKQECLKMYVNGMGFRGIERVKNVHHTTIIHWVKRVGTQLADTPNSKEIPQVGELDELETFIGFKKNKIWLWTAVNHFTQGILAWVLGDRSSTTFQQLWNIVQCWQSYFYVTDGYPVYPCFVPDGDQIVSKTYMTRVENENTRLRHYLARLHRKTLCYSKTEEMLRYSVRLLLHYLKYRSVPLPA from the exons AATGGAAAGAAAAGAGGTAAACAGAATCACATTTGCTGTGATTGTGGTCGTCAATTCATTGATGTCTATAAACCACCCAGGGGCTACTCGGATGAAATCAAACAAGAATGCCTAAAAATGTACGTCAATGGTATGGGATTTCGTGGAATTGAAAGGGTGAAAAACGTTCATCATACTACCATTATTCATTGGGTTAAACGAGTGGGTACACAATTGGCGGATACACCAAATTCAAAGGAAATTCCGCAGGTGGGAGAACTAGATGAATTAGAAACATTTATTGGTT TCAAAAAAAATAAAATCTGGTTGTGGACGGCGGTAAATCACTTTACTCAAGGTATTCTTGCTTGGGTTTTAGGTGATCGTAGTTCGACTACTTTCCAACAGTTATGGAACATTGTCCAGTGTTGGCAGAGTTATTTTTACGTCACAGATGGATACCCTGTTTACCCTTGTTTTGTTCCTGATGGTGACCAAATTGTGAGTAAGACCTACATGACACGAGTCGAAAATGAAAACACAAGGCTTAGACATTATTTGGCTCGTCTTCATCGTAAAACTTTATGTTATTCCAAAACCGAGGAAATGCTGAGATACTCTGTTCGATTGTTATTGCACTACCTCAAATATCGTTCTGTTCCCTTACCTGCCTAA